The proteins below come from a single Limnohabitans sp. 2KL-27 genomic window:
- the cyaY gene encoding iron donor protein CyaY produces MTDLEFLDQAERLLAGVEISSDRLNDDTDADIDNQRVGGMVTLTFPNRSQIVINLQKPLHEVWLAARCGGFHYKFDGSHWMDTKGQGEFWESLSRYASEQAGQNLAFKA; encoded by the coding sequence ATGACCGACCTTGAATTTCTGGACCAAGCTGAACGCCTGCTGGCGGGCGTAGAGATCAGCAGTGACCGTCTGAACGACGACACCGACGCCGACATCGACAACCAGCGCGTGGGCGGCATGGTCACACTCACCTTTCCCAACCGCAGCCAGATCGTGATCAACCTGCAAAAGCCCCTGCACGAGGTGTGGTTGGCCGCCCGCTGTGGCGGCTTTCATTACAAGTTCGATGGATCGCACTGGATGGACACCAAAGGCCAGGGAGAGTTCTGGGAGAGCCTGTCGCGCTATGCGTCAGAACAGGCGGGCCAAAACCTGGCATTCAAGGCCTGA
- a CDS encoding sulfite oxidase heme-binding subunit YedZ, with amino-acid sequence MRAALRHPGAWWALLVLGCMPLAGLLAQTLQDQLGPNPTEALIRATGDWTLRSLCVVLAVSPLRSWLGWPELLRFRRMLGLLVFGYASLHLLSYAWFDMGFDLADTLQDLFKRPFIWLGFSAFVILLALAATSFNRAVRWLGGRRWQVLHRSVYAVAALAVLHFWWMRAGKQDFAEVWVYAGILGGLLGWRMWRAARRP; translated from the coding sequence ATGAGGGCGGCCTTGCGTCATCCCGGCGCCTGGTGGGCATTGTTGGTGCTCGGCTGCATGCCTTTGGCTGGGTTGCTGGCGCAAACCCTGCAGGACCAGTTGGGTCCCAACCCCACCGAAGCCCTGATCCGCGCCACCGGCGACTGGACCCTGCGCAGCCTGTGTGTGGTGCTGGCGGTGAGCCCTTTGCGCTCTTGGCTGGGCTGGCCAGAGTTGCTGCGCTTTCGGCGCATGCTGGGCTTGCTGGTGTTTGGCTATGCCAGCTTGCACCTGCTGAGCTACGCCTGGTTTGACATGGGCTTTGACCTGGCCGACACCTTGCAAGACCTCTTCAAACGCCCGTTCATCTGGTTGGGGTTCAGTGCTTTCGTGATCCTGCTGGCGCTGGCCGCCACGTCTTTCAACCGGGCCGTGCGCTGGCTGGGTGGCCGGCGCTGGCAAGTGTTGCACCGGAGTGTTTATGCGGTGGCTGCGCTGGCCGTGCTGCACTTTTGGTGGATGCGGGCGGGCAAACAGGATTTTGCCGAGGTGTGGGTGTATGCGGGCATCTTGGGGGGCTTGTTGGGCTGGCGCATGTGGCGGGCAGCACGGCGGCCCTGA
- a CDS encoding cytochrome c: MKSISSLLITALSAALVAGSAMAAGPAPQAAKPDLAKGEAIYTAACVACHAADGNSGTPVNPKLAQQHPEYLLKQLQEFKSGKRANAVMSGMVAGLSNEDMRNISYWLASKQAKPGFAKEKDTVAWGERIYRGGIPDRQIAACASCHSPNGAGMPSQYPRLSGQHADYTAAQLVQFREGVRKNNLQMTQVAAKMNDREIKAVSDYIAGLR; the protein is encoded by the coding sequence ATGAAGTCGATTTCCTCTCTCTTGATCACCGCCCTGTCGGCCGCTTTGGTGGCAGGCTCTGCCATGGCTGCTGGCCCTGCGCCACAAGCCGCCAAACCCGACCTGGCCAAAGGCGAGGCCATTTACACCGCGGCCTGTGTGGCTTGCCACGCCGCTGATGGCAATTCAGGCACCCCCGTCAACCCCAAGCTGGCCCAGCAACACCCTGAATACCTGCTCAAGCAACTGCAGGAATTCAAATCGGGCAAGCGCGCCAATGCCGTGATGAGCGGCATGGTGGCAGGCCTGAGCAACGAAGACATGCGCAACATCAGCTACTGGCTGGCTTCCAAGCAAGCCAAGCCCGGCTTTGCCAAGGAAAAAGACACGGTGGCCTGGGGCGAGCGCATCTACCGCGGTGGCATTCCTGACCGCCAGATCGCCGCTTGCGCCAGCTGCCACTCGCCCAATGGCGCAGGCATGCCTTCGCAATACCCCCGTCTGTCGGGCCAACATGCCGACTACACCGCTGCCCAGCTGGTCCAGTTCCGTGAAGGCGTTCGCAAGAACAACCTGCAAATGACCCAGGTCGCTGCCAAAATGAACGACCGCGAAATCAAGGCCGTCTCCGACTACATCGCTGGTTTGCGCTGA
- a CDS encoding cytochrome c biogenesis protein ResB, whose protein sequence is MTTVASSPESERGSPRGQAVIELLSSMRFAISLLTIICIASVIGTVLKQNEPTNNYINQFGPFWAELFATLKLNTVYSAWWFLLILAFLVLSTSLCIARNTPKILVDLKNYKENIREQSLKAFHHKAEGHLNEAPEAAAKRLGALLATGGWKVKLQERDTPAGKGWMLAAKAGAANKIGYIAAHSAIVLVCVGGLLDGDLAVRAQMWFGGKEIYNGGGLIADVPAQHRLSERNPAFRGNLLVAEDTASGTAILNQSNGILLQDLPFVIELKKFIVEYYSTGMPKLFASDIVIHDKATGEKREARVEVNHPASFKGINIYQSSFDDGGSSVKLQAVPMSAATQSFEVDGTIGGSTDLSNGNEKMSLEFTGLRVINVENMSGGAGPEGSAVDVRKVDLRSAIDERLGAGHKTTKTKELRNVGPSVSYKLRDAAGQAREYNNYMLPVDAGDGVPVFLLGMRETPSEPYRYLRPPADENGELTGFIRLRAALETPALRERAVQRYARKAVDPKRPELTQQLADSAERALGLFAGQEEVKGKKVAGLQALADFLEANVPEAERPRAGEMFVRILNGTLLELDTVAREQAGAKPLPADKVQGFMSQAVLALSDAPFYPAPMTFLLKDFKQVQASVFQVARAPGQSIVYLGCALLILGIFAMLYVRDRRLWVWLSPQGEGAQASVALSSNRKTMDVDREFEQLSARLLGRSEKTP, encoded by the coding sequence ATGACGACTGTTGCATCCAGCCCTGAATCCGAGCGCGGCTCGCCCCGAGGGCAGGCCGTGATCGAGTTGCTGTCGTCCATGCGGTTTGCGATTTCTTTGCTGACGATCATTTGCATCGCTTCTGTGATCGGCACGGTGCTCAAGCAAAACGAGCCCACCAACAACTACATCAACCAGTTCGGGCCGTTTTGGGCCGAGTTGTTTGCCACCCTCAAGCTCAACACCGTCTACAGCGCCTGGTGGTTCTTGTTGATCCTGGCGTTCTTGGTGCTCAGCACCAGTTTGTGCATCGCCCGCAACACGCCCAAGATCCTGGTGGACCTGAAGAACTACAAGGAAAACATCCGCGAGCAAAGCCTCAAGGCCTTTCACCATAAGGCCGAAGGCCATTTGAACGAAGCGCCCGAGGCGGCTGCCAAGCGCCTGGGCGCTCTGCTGGCCACGGGGGGCTGGAAGGTCAAGCTGCAAGAGCGCGATACCCCGGCCGGCAAAGGCTGGATGCTGGCGGCCAAGGCAGGCGCGGCCAACAAAATCGGTTACATCGCGGCGCACTCGGCCATCGTGCTGGTGTGTGTGGGCGGTTTGCTCGACGGCGACTTGGCGGTGCGTGCCCAGATGTGGTTTGGCGGCAAGGAAATTTACAACGGCGGCGGCCTGATCGCCGATGTGCCTGCGCAGCACCGTTTGTCCGAGCGCAACCCGGCCTTCCGGGGCAATTTGCTGGTGGCCGAAGACACGGCCTCGGGCACCGCCATCCTGAATCAGTCCAACGGCATCTTGCTGCAAGACCTGCCCTTTGTCATTGAGCTGAAAAAGTTCATCGTCGAGTACTACTCGACCGGCATGCCCAAGCTGTTTGCCAGCGACATCGTCATCCACGACAAGGCCACAGGCGAGAAGCGTGAAGCGCGGGTCGAGGTGAACCACCCGGCCAGCTTCAAGGGCATCAACATTTACCAGTCCAGCTTTGACGACGGCGGCTCCAGCGTCAAGCTGCAGGCCGTGCCCATGTCGGCAGCCACCCAGTCCTTTGAGGTGGACGGCACCATTGGCGGCAGCACCGACCTGAGCAATGGCAACGAAAAAATGAGCCTCGAGTTCACCGGCTTGCGCGTGATCAACGTGGAAAACATGTCCGGTGGCGCAGGTCCCGAGGGCTCGGCGGTGGATGTGCGCAAGGTGGATTTGCGCAGCGCCATCGATGAGCGTTTGGGCGCGGGCCACAAGACCACCAAGACCAAAGAACTGCGCAATGTGGGCCCGAGTGTGAGTTACAAGCTGCGCGACGCGGCCGGCCAGGCGCGTGAGTACAACAACTACATGCTGCCCGTGGATGCGGGCGATGGTGTGCCGGTGTTCTTGCTGGGCATGCGCGAGACGCCCAGCGAGCCTTACCGCTACCTGCGCCCTCCGGCCGATGAAAACGGCGAGTTGACCGGCTTCATCCGATTGCGCGCCGCGCTGGAAACGCCCGCTCTGCGCGAGCGTGCGGTTCAACGTTACGCCCGAAAGGCGGTGGACCCGAAGCGCCCCGAGTTGACCCAGCAGCTGGCCGATTCGGCCGAGCGTGCTTTGGGCTTGTTTGCGGGCCAAGAAGAGGTCAAGGGCAAGAAGGTGGCCGGCCTGCAGGCCTTGGCGGATTTTCTGGAAGCCAATGTGCCCGAGGCCGAACGCCCCCGCGCAGGCGAAATGTTTGTGCGCATTTTGAACGGCACCTTGCTGGAGCTGGACACCGTGGCCCGCGAGCAAGCGGGTGCCAAGCCTTTGCCTGCCGACAAGGTGCAGGGCTTCATGTCGCAAGCCGTGCTGGCCCTGTCCGATGCGCCGTTTTACCCCGCACCGATGACGTTTTTGCTCAAGGACTTCAAACAGGTGCAAGCCAGCGTGTTCCAGGTGGCCAGGGCCCCAGGCCAGTCCATCGTTTACCTGGGCTGTGCCCTTTTGATCCTGGGTATTTTTGCAATGCTGTATGTTCGAGATCGCCGTTTGTGGGTTTGGCTGTCGCCTCAGGGCGAAGGCGCCCAGGCGAGCGTGGCCTTGTCGTCCAACCGCAAGACCATGGACGTGGACCGTGAATTTGAACAACTGAGTGCCCGCTTGCTGGGCCGCTCCGAGAAAACACCATGA
- the ccsB gene encoding c-type cytochrome biogenesis protein CcsB — MTTVTLNPGYFSSRTAIDWGFALLALLGTVFAFTRYQHAMDVYEQAILIGSLPAVIWLAWFWRPLRTLMLVVTGLSLLAIYLYQGDLARSEQVFLLKYFLSSQSAILWMSVLLFISTAFYWAGVFMRGQADAMESLGSRMAWVAVGLALIGTLVRWYESHQLGPDIGHIPVSNLYEVFIMFCWMTTAFYLYYEAQYKTRALGAFVMLVVSAAVGFLLWYTLVREAHEIQPLVPALKSWWMKIHVPANFIGYGTFALAAMVAFAYLIKQQATETRWYKLAPLWLLGIVLCFEPVVFRKAPTDEGGAYWMVYFGISALIVAGILAGRRRIAERLPSFEILDDVMYKSIAVGFAFFTIATVLGALWAAEAWGGYWSWDPKETWALIVWLNYAAWLHMRLMKGLRGTVAAWWALVGLGITTFAFLGVNMFLSGLHSYGTL, encoded by the coding sequence ATGACGACTGTCACTTTGAATCCGGGCTATTTTTCCAGCCGCACGGCCATCGACTGGGGTTTTGCCCTGTTGGCGCTGTTGGGCACGGTGTTCGCCTTCACCCGTTATCAGCACGCGATGGATGTGTACGAGCAGGCCATCCTGATCGGCAGCTTGCCGGCTGTGATTTGGCTGGCGTGGTTCTGGCGGCCGCTGCGCACCTTGATGCTGGTGGTCACGGGCCTGTCGTTGCTGGCCATTTACCTCTACCAAGGCGATCTGGCCCGGTCCGAGCAGGTGTTCCTGCTGAAATATTTCCTCTCCAGCCAGTCGGCCATCCTGTGGATGAGCGTGCTGCTTTTCATCAGCACGGCCTTTTATTGGGCGGGTGTGTTCATGCGTGGTCAGGCCGACGCGATGGAGTCTTTGGGCTCGCGCATGGCCTGGGTGGCGGTGGGCTTGGCCTTGATCGGCACCTTGGTGCGGTGGTACGAAAGCCACCAGTTGGGCCCGGACATTGGTCACATCCCGGTGAGCAACTTGTATGAAGTGTTCATCATGTTTTGCTGGATGACCACGGCTTTTTACCTGTACTACGAAGCCCAGTACAAAACACGTGCTTTGGGTGCATTTGTGATGCTGGTGGTCAGCGCGGCGGTGGGCTTTTTGCTTTGGTACACGCTGGTGCGTGAGGCGCATGAAATCCAGCCTCTGGTGCCCGCCCTCAAGAGCTGGTGGATGAAGATCCACGTTCCGGCCAACTTCATTGGTTACGGCACTTTTGCCTTGGCCGCGATGGTTGCCTTTGCCTACCTGATCAAACAACAAGCAACCGAGACCCGTTGGTACAAGCTGGCGCCCTTGTGGCTGCTGGGCATCGTGTTGTGCTTTGAGCCGGTGGTGTTCCGCAAGGCGCCGACCGATGAGGGCGGTGCTTATTGGATGGTGTACTTCGGCATTTCAGCATTGATCGTTGCGGGCATTCTGGCCGGCCGTCGCCGCATTGCCGAGCGTTTGCCGTCTTTTGAAATCCTGGACGATGTGATGTACAAGTCCATCGCCGTGGGTTTTGCCTTCTTCACCATCGCCACCGTGCTGGGTGCCTTGTGGGCAGCCGAGGCCTGGGGCGGCTACTGGAGCTGGGACCCGAAAGAGACATGGGCCTTGATTGTTTGGCTGAACTACGCCGCCTGGCTGCACATGCGCCTGATGAAGGGTCTGCGCGGCACCGTGGCGGCCTGGTGGGCGCTGGTGGGCCTGGGCATCACGACCTTTGCCTTCTTGGGGGTCAACATGTTCCTGAGCGGCCTGCACAGCTACGGCACCTTGTAA
- a CDS encoding lysophospholipid acyltransferase family protein — protein MVNLLIAVLRLFAPLPLPWVRAAGHGLGWLLWHLAGKRRSIVRVNLQQCLPEWSAAEREALAYRHFVAFGQSVMDRAWLWHAPEALVRQRLRWVGDVQALQQPGPLVMFAPHFVGLDAGGLAVSFEVPGPVAFIFVGQSRPAVESWVRQGRERSGNVRPYFRHQGMRQILAGIKKGEPLHLSPDMDFGRGESIFVPFMGVEKAATVPSLSRLSRVVGARVVPVVTRMTPQGYDIEVHAALEGFPSADLVQDTVRMNRLLAEWVLTMPEQYYWVHKRFKTRPEGETGFY, from the coding sequence ATGGTGAATTTGCTGATCGCTGTTTTGCGCCTGTTTGCGCCCCTGCCTTTGCCTTGGGTGAGGGCCGCAGGCCATGGCTTGGGCTGGCTGCTGTGGCATCTGGCAGGCAAGCGCCGAAGCATTGTGCGGGTCAATTTGCAGCAGTGCCTGCCCGAGTGGTCCGCAGCCGAGCGTGAGGCCTTGGCCTACCGACACTTTGTGGCCTTTGGTCAGTCGGTCATGGACCGTGCCTGGCTTTGGCATGCGCCCGAGGCACTGGTGCGGCAACGCCTGCGCTGGGTGGGGGACGTGCAAGCTTTGCAGCAGCCGGGGCCTTTGGTGATGTTTGCCCCGCATTTTGTCGGGCTGGATGCGGGGGGCCTGGCGGTGTCCTTCGAGGTGCCAGGGCCTGTGGCCTTTATTTTTGTGGGGCAGTCGCGTCCGGCCGTCGAGTCCTGGGTGCGCCAGGGGCGTGAGCGCTCGGGCAATGTGCGGCCGTATTTCCGGCACCAGGGCATGCGCCAGATTTTGGCGGGCATCAAAAAAGGCGAGCCCTTGCACCTGTCGCCTGACATGGATTTCGGGCGGGGTGAGTCGATTTTTGTGCCGTTCATGGGGGTTGAAAAAGCCGCCACCGTGCCGTCGCTGTCGCGCTTGTCAAGGGTGGTCGGGGCGCGGGTCGTGCCTGTGGTGACCCGCATGACGCCGCAGGGTTACGACATCGAGGTGCATGCCGCGCTCGAAGGCTTCCCCAGTGCTGACCTGGTTCAAGACACGGTCCGCATGAACCGTCTGCTGGCCGAGTGGGTCCTGACCATGCCCGAGCAGTATTACTGGGTGCACAAACGCTTCAAGACCCGGCCCGAGGGCGAAACCGGTTTTTATTGA
- the lysA gene encoding diaminopimelate decarboxylase translates to MNAPATLQGLPGQPHIAYAGDQLHVEGLPLSALAREHGTPLFVYSKAAMLSALAAYQRGFAGRQAQICYAMKANSSLAILQVFADAGCGFDIVSGGELARVLAAGGDPAKVIFSGVGKTRHEMKQALQVGIGCFNVESEAELDVLSDVALGLGRVAPVSLRVNPNVDPKTHPYISTGLKGNKFGIAHEDALRAYRHAASLPGLKVVGIDCHIGSQITDSTPYLDAMDRVLDLVAEVESAGIPIHHIDFGGGLGINYNGDTPPEADALWAQLLAKLDARGYGQRQLMIEPGRSLVGNAGVCLTEVLYLKPGEQKNFCIVDAAMNDLPRPAMYQAFHQIVPVSPSSGQAAVYDVVGPVCESGDWIGRDRQLQVAAGDVLAVLSAGAYCMSMASNYNTRGRAAEILVDGTNAHLIRQRESAFDTFALEQLV, encoded by the coding sequence ATGAACGCACCCGCCACCCTCCAAGGCCTGCCCGGCCAGCCCCACATCGCCTATGCGGGCGATCAGCTGCACGTGGAGGGCTTGCCCCTGTCAGCACTGGCCCGCGAACACGGCACTCCCCTGTTCGTCTATTCCAAAGCCGCCATGCTGTCGGCCTTGGCCGCCTACCAGCGCGGCTTTGCCGGACGGCAGGCGCAAATTTGCTACGCCATGAAAGCCAACTCCAGCCTGGCCATCTTGCAGGTGTTTGCCGATGCCGGTTGCGGCTTTGACATCGTCTCGGGCGGTGAACTGGCCCGCGTTCTGGCAGCCGGTGGCGACCCGGCCAAGGTGATTTTTTCGGGCGTGGGCAAGACCCGCCATGAGATGAAACAAGCGCTGCAAGTGGGCATCGGTTGCTTCAATGTGGAAAGCGAAGCCGAACTCGATGTGCTCAGCGACGTGGCCTTAGGTCTGGGTCGGGTGGCCCCGGTCAGCCTGCGCGTGAACCCCAACGTGGACCCCAAAACCCACCCTTACATCTCGACCGGCCTGAAGGGCAACAAATTCGGCATCGCCCACGAAGACGCGCTGCGCGCCTACCGCCACGCGGCCAGCTTGCCGGGCTTGAAGGTGGTGGGCATCGACTGCCACATCGGCTCGCAAATCACCGACAGCACCCCCTATCTGGACGCCATGGACCGCGTGCTGGACCTGGTGGCCGAGGTCGAGTCCGCCGGCATCCCCATCCACCACATCGACTTTGGTGGGGGCTTGGGCATCAACTACAACGGCGACACCCCACCCGAGGCCGACGCGCTGTGGGCGCAACTGCTGGCCAAGCTCGATGCGCGTGGTTACGGCCAGCGCCAGCTGATGATCGAGCCCGGCCGCTCACTGGTGGGCAATGCGGGCGTGTGCCTGACCGAGGTGCTGTATCTGAAGCCGGGCGAACAAAAGAATTTCTGCATCGTCGATGCCGCCATGAACGACCTGCCTCGCCCCGCCATGTACCAGGCCTTCCACCAGATCGTGCCGGTTTCGCCAAGTTCAGGCCAAGCCGCGGTGTATGACGTGGTGGGCCCCGTGTGCGAGAGCGGCGACTGGATTGGTCGCGACCGCCAACTGCAGGTAGCAGCCGGTGACGTGCTGGCCGTGCTGTCGGCAGGGGCTTACTGCATGAGCATGGCCAGCAACTACAACACCCGAGGCCGCGCCGCCGAAATCCTGGTCGATGGCACAAACGCCCATCTGATCCGCCAACGTGAATCGGCGTTCGACACCTTTGCACTGGAGCAGCTGGTCTGA
- a CDS encoding lipoprotein produces the protein MLKVLKILVTAHALVGGAAMLSACGQKGGLFLPNTPESAGRATLHETLKLWPTQTAPAQVPGPAGQTAHNPALSAAPPPSPANGTVNAPTAPKPTPP, from the coding sequence ATGTTGAAGGTCTTGAAGATTCTAGTCACGGCGCATGCCCTTGTCGGCGGTGCGGCGATGTTGAGCGCATGCGGCCAAAAAGGCGGCCTGTTTTTGCCCAACACCCCCGAGTCTGCCGGGCGAGCCACCTTGCACGAAACGCTGAAACTCTGGCCCACCCAAACTGCCCCCGCTCAAGTCCCAGGGCCAGCAGGCCAGACGGCACACAACCCTGCGCTCAGCGCGGCACCCCCACCATCCCCCGCCAACGGCACTGTGAATGCGCCCACGGCCCCCAAGCCCACCCCACCATGA
- the yihA gene encoding ribosome biogenesis GTP-binding protein YihA/YsxC: MGWMHTARFLTTAAQLHHLPAMDTPEIAFVGRSNAGKSTCINTLTQKKQLAFASKKPGRTQHINLFALGKQGITDAVLADLPGYGYAAVAKMDKLRWQQVMANYLVSRDNLTGIVMMCDPRHGLTELDDILLEVIRPRVEQGLKFLIILTKADKLTRAEQAKALSIARLQAGGGEVKLFSALKKQGVDEVAQLLWDWTHPAGGAKAAAPAAEPPEDEPEALDE; this comes from the coding sequence ATGGGCTGGATGCACACCGCCCGTTTTTTGACCACCGCCGCGCAACTGCACCACTTGCCCGCGATGGACACCCCCGAAATCGCCTTTGTGGGGCGCTCCAACGCGGGCAAATCCACTTGCATCAACACCCTGACGCAAAAAAAGCAGCTGGCCTTTGCCTCCAAAAAGCCCGGCCGCACCCAGCACATCAACTTGTTTGCCTTGGGCAAGCAGGGCATCACCGACGCGGTGTTGGCCGATTTGCCCGGCTACGGCTACGCCGCTGTGGCCAAGATGGACAAGCTGCGCTGGCAGCAGGTCATGGCCAACTACCTGGTCAGCCGCGACAACCTGACCGGCATCGTCATGATGTGCGACCCCCGCCATGGCCTGACCGAGCTCGATGACATCCTGCTCGAAGTGATCCGCCCCCGGGTGGAACAAGGCCTGAAATTCCTGATCATCCTGACCAAGGCCGACAAGCTCACCCGCGCCGAGCAGGCCAAGGCCTTGTCGATTGCGCGACTGCAAGCCGGGGGCGGCGAGGTGAAACTCTTTTCGGCCCTGAAAAAGCAAGGCGTGGACGAGGTGGCCCAACTGCTGTGGGACTGGACGCACCCTGCTGGCGGGGCAAAGGCTGCGGCACCAGCCGCCGAGCCGCCCGAAGACGAACCCGAAGCCCTGGACGAGTGA
- the msrP gene encoding protein-methionine-sulfoxide reductase catalytic subunit MsrP, translating into MLYLPSSSGFVHPVSSEITPQATYLDRRALIRGLATGSAGMALAAWGLRDAQAQMARPGQLPPLASVPSKLAGAMILDKPTPYKDATTYNNFYEFGTDKSDPAKRAHTLKTDPWSVEIEGLVKQPGRVNLEDLMKWGAMEERIYRLRCVEGWSMVIPWIGYSMADLIRRVEPLPGAKFVEFVTQADPKTMPGLRGGALDWPYVEALRLDEAMHPLTLLAFGMYGEVMPKQNGAPLRLVVPWKYGFKSGKSLVKIRFTDKQPVSSWEKAAPQEYGFYSNVNPMVDHPRWSQATERRIGEDGLLAKKRKTLMFNGYEAQVGQLYAGMDLKKFF; encoded by the coding sequence ATGCTGTATTTACCTTCTTCTTCTGGTTTTGTGCACCCGGTCTCCAGTGAGATCACGCCGCAAGCCACTTATCTGGACCGCCGCGCCCTGATTCGGGGTCTGGCCACTGGCTCAGCTGGGATGGCCTTGGCCGCTTGGGGTCTGCGTGACGCCCAGGCCCAAATGGCCCGGCCCGGGCAACTGCCGCCGCTGGCCTCGGTACCCTCCAAGCTGGCCGGTGCCATGATCTTGGACAAGCCCACGCCCTACAAAGACGCCACCACGTACAACAATTTTTACGAGTTTGGCACCGACAAGTCCGACCCGGCGAAACGGGCCCACACCCTCAAGACCGACCCCTGGAGTGTCGAGATCGAAGGCTTGGTCAAGCAACCCGGCCGCGTGAACCTGGAAGACCTGATGAAGTGGGGGGCCATGGAGGAGCGCATCTACCGCCTGCGCTGCGTCGAGGGCTGGTCGATGGTGATCCCTTGGATCGGCTATTCCATGGCCGATCTGATCCGACGCGTGGAGCCGCTGCCGGGCGCCAAGTTTGTGGAGTTTGTGACCCAGGCCGACCCCAAGACCATGCCGGGTCTGCGTGGCGGAGCTTTGGATTGGCCCTATGTCGAGGCCTTGCGTCTGGACGAAGCCATGCACCCGCTGACCCTGCTGGCCTTTGGCATGTACGGCGAAGTCATGCCCAAGCAAAACGGCGCACCCCTTCGCCTGGTGGTGCCCTGGAAATACGGCTTCAAGAGCGGCAAAAGCCTGGTCAAGATCCGTTTCACCGACAAGCAGCCTGTGTCGTCATGGGAAAAAGCCGCGCCGCAGGAGTACGGCTTTTATTCCAACGTGAACCCGATGGTGGACCACCCCCGCTGGAGCCAGGCCACCGAGCGGCGCATTGGTGAAGACGGTTTGCTGGCCAAGAAGCGCAAGACGCTGATGTTCAATGGCTACGAGGCGCAGGTGGGCCAGCTGTACGCCGGCATGGACCTGAAAAAGTTCTTCTGA
- a CDS encoding alpha/beta fold hydrolase — protein MHPDIQTWQQALPHGITLSCRASGEPGRPVLMFLHGFPEGAWVWDPLLLHFSRPENGGYRCVAPNLRGFERSSAPEDVKAYRAKHLVQDIVALIDSECSACQHSQPLAALIAHDWGGAVAWSLANQHPQRIGQLVIINSPHPGPFLRALQHDAAQQAASAYMNFLVQPEAAAQLAAHDFERLFGFLTGQDTSLPSLTSPTADNRAHWLTPAVKATYREVWQHGLQGGLNYYRASPLRPATAADPGASAVQIPPEALRIEVPTLVLWAQDDVALLPCLTEGLDAHVPALTLVPIEKATHWVVHEQPARVIQEIAAFLQPMGDRSVQ, from the coding sequence GTGCATCCCGACATCCAGACCTGGCAGCAAGCGCTGCCCCACGGCATCACCTTGAGCTGCCGCGCCAGCGGCGAGCCCGGCCGACCCGTGCTGATGTTTTTGCACGGCTTTCCGGAAGGGGCCTGGGTCTGGGACCCTTTGCTGCTGCATTTTTCCCGGCCCGAAAACGGCGGCTACCGCTGTGTGGCCCCCAACCTGCGCGGCTTCGAGCGCTCCAGCGCCCCCGAAGACGTCAAGGCCTACCGCGCCAAACACCTGGTGCAGGACATCGTGGCCCTGATCGACAGCGAATGCAGCGCCTGCCAACACAGCCAACCCTTGGCCGCCCTGATTGCCCACGACTGGGGCGGCGCGGTGGCCTGGAGTTTGGCCAACCAGCACCCACAACGGATAGGCCAGTTGGTCATCATCAACTCGCCCCACCCTGGCCCCTTCCTGCGGGCCTTGCAACACGACGCGGCGCAACAAGCGGCCAGCGCTTACATGAATTTTTTGGTGCAGCCCGAGGCGGCCGCGCAGTTGGCCGCCCACGACTTCGAGCGCCTGTTCGGCTTTTTGACGGGCCAAGACACCTCGTTGCCATCGCTCACCTCACCGACAGCAGACAACCGGGCCCACTGGCTCACACCCGCCGTGAAGGCCACATACCGAGAGGTCTGGCAGCACGGCCTGCAAGGCGGCCTCAACTACTACCGCGCATCGCCCCTGCGCCCGGCCACGGCCGCCGACCCGGGGGCCAGCGCCGTGCAAATCCCGCCCGAGGCGCTGCGCATCGAGGTGCCCACCTTGGTGCTTTGGGCCCAGGACGATGTGGCCTTGCTGCCTTGCCTGACCGAAGGGCTGGACGCACACGTCCCCGCGCTGACACTGGTGCCGATTGAAAAGGCCACGCACTGGGTGGTGCATGAGCAGCCCGCACGGGTGATTCAGGAAATCGCCGCTTTTCTGCAGCCCATGGGCGACAGGTCGGTTCAATAA